One genomic region from Vannielia litorea encodes:
- a CDS encoding indolepyruvate ferredoxin oxidoreductase family protein, giving the protein MTRQDISLTDRFDLEKSPVLLNGTQALVRLMLMQKARDRAAGLNTAGYCTGYRGSPLGGVDQWMTRANKVLGANDVRFEPGLNEDLAATALWGSQNAELRGEGKFDGVYGLWYGKGPGVDRSGDVMRHANMAGTSQHGGVLMAMGDDHTGESSTVCHQSDWALVDVHMPVLSPAGVQEILDFGLYGWALSRYAGVWVGLKVMKDTVEATSVVDGRADRLSFVTPDFKLPEGGLNIRLGDHWIAQEERLLAHKRFAAEAFANANKIDHRMHGKAGAKVGFVAAGKNWLDLCHALELLGIDEAEAERLGVTTYKVGQVWPLDMKGFHDWAEGLDVIVVVEEKRKLIEVQVKEAIFDDRRGRRVYGGMKNGEVLFPTHFALDPNDIALELGKILIEEDCGTDRIKAGMARIESARMADNAPDIAARLPYFCAGCPHNSSTKLPDGAEAGAGIGCHFMARWMDRSTDRFTHMGAEGANWMGEAPFSKREHLFQNLGDGTYNHSGTLAIRAALAAGTNITFKILFNDAVAMTGGQPNEGSLSPQQIAREVLAMGVKEVALIFDEKEDVDLGAFPQQVSKHERAELADVQEKFSKVKGVSAIIYVQTCAAEKRRRRKRGTFPDIDKRVFINTDVCEGCGDCGVQSNCVAILPKETELGRKREIDQSACNKDFSCLNGFCPSFVTIEGAKVKKAPEKAVELPDMAEPEIGAIEGTHNIVITGVGGTGVVTVGAVLAMAAHVDGKGVGMIEMAGLAQKGGAVHIHMRIAEQPELINAIRVGTGEANAVIGGDLVTTAGSKTLGLMREGQTGAVVNAADIITGHFTRDINFKLPHDRMVLALQARLKDGLQLFDAQALSRILLGDSIYSNMMILGAAWQAGLVPVSLAALTRAIELNGQAIEGNKRAFEIGRWAVAHPEQAAEMFVSEAPAEKSLEERIAFRASHLEAWGDAEYARRYRALVDKAPDDEMKLAIAQGYHKLLAYKDEYETARLLLDTEAKAAEVFEGEMRFNYHLAPPIFGTKGPGGRPKKRQFGPWMRRGLKLLAKMKPLRGTLLDPFRFGAERKMERGLIAQYEADMGEVLTGLNAENRAAALALAELPLTIRGFGPVKEANAEKAAKRRGELLEAFRNPGAPMRQAAE; this is encoded by the coding sequence ATGACTAGGCAGGATATCAGTCTCACCGACCGTTTTGACCTCGAGAAATCGCCGGTTCTTTTGAATGGCACGCAGGCGCTTGTGCGCCTGATGCTGATGCAGAAGGCACGTGACAGGGCCGCGGGGCTGAACACCGCGGGCTACTGCACCGGCTATCGAGGCTCGCCGCTGGGCGGGGTGGACCAGTGGATGACCCGGGCGAACAAGGTGCTCGGCGCCAATGATGTGCGCTTCGAGCCGGGGCTGAACGAAGACCTTGCCGCAACCGCGCTCTGGGGCAGCCAGAACGCCGAACTGCGGGGCGAGGGGAAGTTCGACGGGGTCTACGGGCTTTGGTACGGCAAGGGGCCGGGGGTGGACCGCTCGGGCGATGTGATGCGCCATGCCAATATGGCGGGCACAAGCCAGCATGGCGGTGTGCTAATGGCGATGGGTGACGATCACACCGGCGAGTCCTCGACCGTGTGCCACCAGTCCGATTGGGCGCTGGTCGACGTGCATATGCCGGTGCTCAGCCCTGCGGGCGTGCAGGAGATCCTCGACTTCGGCCTCTACGGCTGGGCGCTGAGCCGCTACGCGGGCGTCTGGGTGGGGCTGAAGGTTATGAAGGACACGGTGGAGGCGACCTCGGTTGTGGATGGCCGGGCAGACCGGCTCTCGTTCGTGACGCCCGATTTCAAGCTGCCGGAGGGTGGGCTGAACATTCGGCTTGGCGACCATTGGATCGCGCAGGAAGAGCGGCTTCTGGCGCACAAGAGGTTCGCCGCGGAAGCCTTTGCGAATGCGAATAAAATCGACCACCGGATGCACGGAAAGGCGGGTGCGAAGGTGGGCTTTGTGGCCGCGGGCAAGAACTGGCTCGACCTGTGCCATGCGCTGGAGCTTCTGGGCATTGATGAGGCGGAGGCTGAGCGGCTCGGGGTGACGACCTACAAGGTCGGACAGGTCTGGCCGCTGGACATGAAGGGCTTCCACGATTGGGCCGAGGGGCTCGATGTGATCGTGGTGGTCGAAGAGAAGCGCAAGCTGATCGAGGTGCAGGTTAAGGAGGCGATCTTTGATGATCGCCGGGGTCGCCGGGTCTATGGTGGCATGAAGAATGGCGAGGTGCTGTTTCCGACCCATTTTGCGCTCGATCCCAATGACATAGCGCTCGAGCTTGGCAAGATCCTGATCGAGGAGGATTGCGGGACCGACAGGATCAAGGCCGGGATGGCCCGGATCGAAAGCGCCCGGATGGCCGACAATGCGCCCGACATCGCGGCGCGGCTGCCCTACTTTTGCGCGGGCTGCCCGCATAACAGCTCCACAAAGCTGCCCGATGGCGCCGAAGCGGGCGCGGGTATTGGCTGCCACTTCATGGCCCGCTGGATGGACCGCTCGACCGACCGCTTCACCCACATGGGCGCGGAGGGAGCCAACTGGATGGGCGAGGCGCCGTTCTCGAAACGGGAGCACCTGTTCCAGAACCTCGGGGACGGCACCTACAACCACTCCGGCACGCTGGCCATTCGCGCGGCCTTGGCGGCGGGCACCAACATCACCTTCAAGATCCTGTTCAACGATGCCGTGGCGATGACCGGCGGTCAGCCCAACGAGGGCAGCCTCTCGCCCCAGCAGATTGCCCGCGAGGTGCTGGCAATGGGGGTGAAAGAGGTCGCACTGATCTTTGACGAGAAGGAAGACGTGGATCTGGGCGCCTTTCCGCAGCAGGTCAGCAAGCATGAGCGTGCCGAGCTGGCGGATGTGCAGGAGAAGTTCAGCAAGGTCAAAGGTGTATCGGCCATCATTTATGTGCAGACCTGCGCGGCGGAGAAGCGGCGGCGGCGCAAGCGCGGCACTTTCCCGGATATCGACAAACGAGTGTTCATCAATACTGATGTCTGCGAGGGCTGCGGCGATTGCGGGGTGCAGAGCAACTGCGTGGCAATCCTGCCGAAAGAGACTGAGCTGGGCCGCAAACGCGAGATTGACCAGAGCGCCTGCAACAAGGATTTCTCCTGCCTGAACGGGTTTTGCCCCAGTTTCGTGACGATCGAGGGCGCCAAGGTGAAGAAGGCGCCGGAGAAGGCGGTGGAACTGCCCGATATGGCGGAGCCGGAGATTGGCGCCATCGAGGGCACCCATAACATCGTCATCACCGGGGTCGGCGGCACCGGGGTCGTGACCGTGGGCGCGGTGCTGGCGATGGCCGCCCATGTGGACGGCAAGGGCGTGGGCATGATCGAGATGGCCGGGCTCGCCCAGAAGGGCGGTGCGGTGCATATCCACATGCGAATTGCCGAGCAACCGGAGCTGATCAACGCGATCCGCGTGGGCACCGGCGAGGCCAATGCGGTGATCGGCGGCGATCTGGTAACGACCGCAGGCTCCAAGACCTTGGGCCTGATGCGTGAGGGCCAGACCGGGGCGGTGGTGAATGCCGCCGATATCATCACCGGGCACTTCACGCGCGACATCAACTTCAAGCTGCCGCATGACAGGATGGTGCTTGCGCTACAGGCGCGCTTGAAGGACGGATTGCAACTCTTTGATGCACAGGCGCTTTCTCGCATTCTTCTGGGCGATAGCATCTACTCCAACATGATGATCCTCGGCGCCGCGTGGCAAGCTGGGCTGGTGCCGGTGAGCCTTGCCGCGCTCACCCGCGCCATTGAGCTGAACGGCCAGGCGATAGAGGGCAACAAGCGGGCCTTCGAGATCGGTCGCTGGGCGGTGGCGCACCCGGAACAGGCGGCGGAGATGTTCGTGAGTGAGGCGCCGGCCGAGAAGAGCCTCGAGGAGCGCATCGCCTTCCGTGCGAGCCATCTGGAGGCCTGGGGCGATGCCGAATATGCCCGGCGCTACCGTGCGCTGGTGGACAAGGCCCCCGACGACGAGATGAAACTCGCCATCGCGCAGGGCTATCACAAGCTGTTGGCCTACAAGGACGAGTACGAGACCGCGCGGCTGCTGCTCGACACCGAGGCCAAGGCGGCGGAGGTCTTCGAAGGTGAGATGCGCTTCAACTACCACCTTGCCCCGCCGATCTTCGGCACCAAGGGGCCGGGTGGCCGCCCGAAGAAGCGCCAGTTCGGGCCGTGGATGCGGCGGGGTCTGAAGCTACTGGCGAAGATGAAACCGCTGCGGGGGACGCTGCTCGACCCCTTCCGCTTTGGCGCAGAGCGCAAGATGGAGCGTGGACTCATAGCGCAATACGAGGCCGACATGGGCGAGGTGCTGACCGGCCTCAATGCCGAGAACCGCGCCGCCGCACTCGCGCTGGCCGAGCTTCCGCTCACCATCCGGGGATTCGGACCGGTGAAGGAGGCCAATGCGGAGAAGGCGGCAAAGCGGCGGGGTGAACTCTTGGAGGCGTTCCGCAACCCGGGGGCGCCAATGCGGCAGGCTGCGGAGTAA
- a CDS encoding lysophospholipid acyltransferase family protein has translation MHQVARDITYANSVRSKPGRAFVKLLENATGRIGLIKRADGYEDDVAGGADFWDVIRARYGLSLKVTRGSLENIPRTGPLVLVANHPYGILDGLMMGHILSQTRGDFRILAHQVFKRSEELNRIILPIDFDGTREAQAVNLATRKEALAYLAQGGAIGVFPGGTVSTSAKLMSRPLDPGWRRFTAKMIAKSGATVVPVCFEGANSRLFQLASHIHSTLRIALLIKEFRARIDEPVEVAVGQPVPRDEIVARASDPKALMDFLREATYSLSNKPVRAREYGKEFEDFHKA, from the coding sequence ATGCACCAGGTTGCCCGCGATATCACCTATGCCAACTCGGTGCGCTCCAAGCCGGGCCGGGCCTTCGTGAAGCTGCTGGAAAACGCCACCGGGCGGATCGGGTTGATCAAGCGGGCGGATGGCTACGAGGATGACGTGGCGGGCGGGGCCGACTTTTGGGATGTGATCCGCGCGCGCTACGGGCTCTCGCTCAAGGTCACCCGCGGGAGCCTTGAGAACATCCCCCGGACCGGGCCGCTGGTGCTGGTGGCGAACCATCCATACGGCATCCTCGACGGGCTGATGATGGGGCATATCCTGAGCCAGACGCGAGGCGACTTTAGGATCTTGGCACATCAGGTCTTCAAGCGCTCGGAAGAGCTGAACCGGATCATCCTGCCGATCGACTTTGACGGCACCCGCGAGGCACAGGCGGTCAACCTTGCCACCCGCAAGGAGGCGCTGGCCTATCTGGCGCAGGGCGGCGCGATTGGCGTGTTTCCGGGCGGGACGGTGAGCACCTCGGCCAAGCTGATGTCGCGCCCGCTCGATCCGGGCTGGCGGCGGTTCACCGCCAAGATGATCGCCAAATCCGGGGCGACAGTGGTGCCGGTGTGCTTTGAGGGGGCCAACAGCCGGCTGTTTCAGTTGGCGAGCCACATCCACTCGACCCTGCGGATCGCCCTGCTGATCAAGGAGTTCCGTGCCCGGATCGACGAGCCGGTGGAAGTGGCGGTGGGCCAGCCGGTGCCGCGTGATGAAATTGTCGCCCGGGCGAGCGACCCCAAAGCACTGATGGATTTCCTGCGCGAGGCAACGTATAGCCTCTCGAACAAGCCTGTCCGTGCCCGCGAGTACGGCAAGGAATTCGAGGATTTTCACAAGGCGTAG
- the murI gene encoding glutamate racemase: protein MAVGVFDSGIGGLTVLDAVQKRLPDQAFVYFGDHAHSPYGVRTADNIHDLTKAAVERLWAEGCDLVILACNTASAAALRRMQEAGVPEGKRVLGVFVPLIEALTERQWGDNSPPREVAVKHVALFATPATVASRAFQRELAFRAIGVDVEAQACGGVVDAIEDGDMILAEALVHSHVDALKRKMPQPQAAILGCTHYPIMEEAFQEALGPEVSVYSQASIVADSLADYLARHPDKRGSGEETKFLTTGDPRKVTDQATRFLRRKVEFQNA, encoded by the coding sequence ATGGCGGTTGGCGTATTCGACTCAGGGATTGGCGGCCTCACCGTGCTGGATGCGGTGCAGAAACGGCTGCCCGATCAGGCGTTTGTCTACTTTGGCGATCACGCCCACAGCCCCTATGGGGTGCGCACCGCCGACAATATCCACGACCTGACCAAGGCGGCGGTGGAGCGGCTTTGGGCCGAGGGCTGCGATCTGGTGATCCTTGCTTGCAACACCGCCTCGGCCGCCGCGCTGCGGCGAATGCAGGAGGCCGGCGTGCCCGAGGGCAAGCGGGTGCTGGGCGTTTTTGTGCCGCTGATCGAGGCGCTGACCGAGCGTCAGTGGGGCGACAACTCGCCCCCGCGCGAGGTGGCGGTGAAGCATGTGGCGCTCTTTGCCACCCCCGCCACGGTGGCCTCGCGCGCGTTTCAGCGTGAGCTGGCCTTCCGGGCGATTGGCGTGGATGTCGAGGCGCAGGCCTGTGGCGGGGTAGTGGATGCCATCGAGGATGGTGACATGATCCTTGCCGAGGCGCTGGTGCACTCCCATGTGGACGCACTGAAGCGCAAGATGCCCCAGCCGCAGGCCGCCATTCTGGGCTGCACGCATTACCCGATCATGGAAGAGGCCTTTCAGGAGGCGCTCGGGCCTGAGGTGAGCGTGTACAGCCAGGCCAGCATCGTGGCCGACAGTCTGGCCGATTATCTTGCCCGTCACCCCGACAAGCGGGGCAGCGGCGAAGAGACCAAGTTTTTGACCACGGGCGATCCGCGCAAGGTGACGGATCAGGCCACGCGGTTTCTGCGACGAAAAGTTGAATTTCAGAACGCCTGA
- the argC gene encoding N-acetyl-gamma-glutamyl-phosphate reductase yields the protein MTAQIAILGASGYTGAELVRIIASHPGMEVAALAADRKAGMEMRDVFPHLAHLDLPQLVTIDEIDFGKIDLCFAALPHVTSQQVIPGLPEGLKVVDLSADFRLRDPAAYEKWYGQPHQAVELQKEAVYGLTEFYRDEIKGARFVAGTGCNAATGLFSLLPLFKGGLIDPDSVILDMKVGVSGAGRSLKENLLHAELSEGWMPYAAGGKHRHLGEFDQEFSKAAGREVRVQFTPTLIPANRGILSAAYVQGEAAALHAALVEAYQDEPFCHVLPMGQVPLTRSIRGSNMVHLGVAQERAKGRATVFAALDNLTKGSSGQAVQNANLMLGLEETEGLTMAPLFP from the coding sequence ATGACTGCACAAATCGCCATTCTGGGCGCCTCCGGCTATACCGGCGCCGAACTCGTCAGGATCATCGCCTCTCATCCGGGTATGGAGGTGGCCGCCCTTGCCGCCGACCGGAAGGCGGGGATGGAGATGCGTGACGTGTTTCCGCATCTGGCCCATCTCGACCTGCCGCAGCTTGTCACCATCGACGAGATCGACTTTGGCAAGATCGACCTCTGCTTTGCCGCCCTGCCGCATGTGACCTCGCAGCAGGTGATCCCCGGGTTGCCCGAGGGGCTGAAGGTGGTGGATCTTTCCGCCGACTTCCGGCTGCGCGATCCGGCGGCATACGAGAAGTGGTATGGCCAGCCGCATCAGGCGGTGGAACTGCAGAAGGAGGCGGTCTACGGGCTGACCGAGTTTTACCGCGACGAGATCAAGGGCGCGCGGTTTGTGGCCGGCACGGGCTGCAATGCGGCGACCGGGCTGTTCTCGCTGCTGCCGCTGTTCAAGGGCGGGCTGATCGACCCGGACTCCGTGATCCTCGACATGAAGGTGGGGGTTTCGGGCGCCGGGCGGAGCCTGAAGGAGAACCTGTTGCATGCCGAGCTGAGCGAGGGCTGGATGCCCTATGCGGCGGGCGGCAAGCACCGGCATCTGGGGGAGTTCGATCAGGAGTTCAGCAAGGCGGCGGGCCGCGAGGTTCGGGTGCAGTTCACCCCCACGCTGATCCCTGCAAACCGGGGCATCCTCTCGGCGGCTTACGTGCAGGGCGAGGCGGCGGCGCTCCATGCGGCGCTGGTTGAGGCATATCAAGATGAGCCGTTCTGCCATGTGCTACCCATGGGCCAGGTGCCCTTGACCCGCTCGATCCGGGGCAGCAACATGGTGCATCTGGGCGTGGCGCAGGAGCGGGCGAAAGGCCGGGCGACGGTGTTTGCCGCGCTCGACAACCTGACCAAGGGCTCCAGCGGGCAGGCGGTGCAGAACGCCAACCTGATGCTGGGGCTGGAGGAGACCGAGGGGCTGACGATGGCCCCGCTGTTCCCGTGA
- the ccmE gene encoding cytochrome c maturation protein CcmE, with protein MAGLKGLKKKRRVQVLMVAALALTLSAGLIGYGFRDGINFFRSPSQVMESPPAPNEVFRIGGLVEEGTIVRGEGETVRFSVTDGGATVPVEFTGILPDLFAEGQGMVGTGSYDGRVFKATEILAKHDETYMPKEVVDALKEQGVYVEPEPET; from the coding sequence ATGGCCGGATTGAAAGGGCTGAAGAAGAAACGGCGGGTGCAGGTGCTCATGGTGGCTGCGCTTGCGTTGACGCTTTCGGCAGGCCTGATCGGCTACGGCTTTCGCGATGGCATCAACTTCTTCCGCTCTCCAAGCCAGGTCATGGAAAGCCCGCCTGCGCCGAACGAGGTTTTCCGCATCGGCGGGTTGGTGGAAGAGGGCACGATCGTCCGCGGTGAGGGCGAAACCGTGCGGTTCTCTGTCACCGATGGCGGCGCGACGGTGCCGGTTGAGTTCACCGGGATCCTGCCGGACCTATTTGCAGAGGGGCAGGGGATGGTCGGCACCGGCAGCTATGACGGGCGTGTCTTCAAGGCGACCGAGATATTGGCCAAGCACGACGAGACCTATATGCCGAAAGAGGTCGTGGACGCGCTGAAGGAACAGGGCGTTTACGTGGAGCCTGAGCCGGAAACCTAA